Proteins from one Setaria italica strain Yugu1 chromosome V, Setaria_italica_v2.0, whole genome shotgun sequence genomic window:
- the LOC101760570 gene encoding myosin-17 isoform X2 has translation MGTPVNIIVGSHVWVEDPTLAWIDGEVVSIKNNEVHVQTSNGKKVTTDRSKVFPKDMEAPPGGVDDMTRLSYLHEPGVLQNLATRYELNEIYTYTGSILIAVNPFQRLPHLYDTHMMEQYKGADFGELSPHVFAIADVAYRAMINEGKSNSILVSGESGAGKTETTKMLMRYLAHLGGRSGVEGRTVEQQVLESNPVLEAFGNAKTVRNNNSSRFGKFVEIQFDKTGRISGAAIRTYLLERSRVCQINTPERNYHCFYFLCAAPPEDIQRYKLSDPKSFHYLNQSSCIEVDGINDAEEYLATRRAMDIVGINEEEQEAIFRVVAAVLHLGNIDFAKGTEIDSSVIKDDKSRFHLNTAAELLKCDSKNLEKTLITRVIVTPEEIITRTLDPASAIASRDALAKTVYSRLFDWIVEKINVSIGQDPNSKQLIGVLDIYGFESFKVNSFEQLCINYTNEKLQQHFNQHVFKMEQEEYTREAINWSYIEFVDNQDVLDLIEKKGGLIALLDEACMFPRSTHETFAQKLYTTFKNNKRFAKPKLSRTDFTVVHYAGDVTYQADQFLDKNKDYVVAEHQDLLNASSCPFVAGLFPPLPQETAKSSKFSSIGSRFKLQLQSLMETLSSTEPHYIRCVKPNNLLKPAIFENTNVIQQLRCGGVLEAIRISCAGYPTRKTFYEFVNRFGVLAPEVLEGSNDDKIACQKILEKMGLENYQIGKTKVFLRAGQMADLDARRAEVLGRAARIIQRQICTYIAKKQFFELKKSATQLQSFVRGTLARKLYECMRREAAAVKIQKNMRRHRARESYLQLQAAAITLQTGLRAMSARKEFRFRKETKAAIHIQARWRCHRDYSHYKNLQGAALTYQCAWRQRLARRELRKLKMAARETGALKEAKDKLEKRVEELTWRLGLEKRLRTDLEEAKAQEIAKLQETLHDMQLQVEEAKAMVVKEREAARKAIEEAPPVIKETPVIVEDTEKINSLTAEVEQLKALLQNERQATEAAKREQAESERRNEELIKKFEGAEKKIEQLQDTVQRLEEKATNMESENKVLRQQAVAISPTAKSLAAYPKSPFQLKTPENGNALNGEMKSSPDVTPISLNPKELEAEEKPQKSLNEKQQENQDLLIKCVSQDLGFSTGKPIAACLIYRCLLHWRSFEVERTGVFDRIIQTIGSAIEDNNDKLAYWLSNSSTLLLLLQRTLKTTGAAGLTPQRRRSSAASFGRVFSGMRASPQSAGRAFLGSRLIGGLGDLRQVEAKYPALLFKQQLTAFLEKIYGMIRDNLKKEISPLLGLCIQAPRTSRASLIKGSRSQANALAQQTLIAHWQSIVKILTNYLNILKANYVPSFLISKVFTQIFSFINVQLFNRYDFNSCSTCGTLGSLSIWVLRNSLYCSLLLRRECCSFSNGEYVKAGLAELEQWCIYATEEYAGSSWEELKHIRQAVGFLVIHQKPKKTLKEITNDLCPVLSIQQLYRISTMYWDDKYGTHTVSSDVISSMRVMMTEDSNNAVSSSFLLDDDSSIPFSVDDISKSMTEIEVTDVDMPPLIRENSGFTFLHQRKD, from the exons ATG GGAACTCCAGTTAACATCATCGTTGGTTCTCATGTTTGGGTAGAAGACCCAACTCTAGCTTGGATAGACGGGGAGGTTGTTAGCATAAAAAACAATGAAGTACATGTGCAGACATCGAATGGGAAAAAG GTTACCACGGACAGATCAAAAGTTTTTCCTAAGGATATGGAAGCTCCACCTGGAGGAGTTGATGATATGACAAGACTGTCGTACTTACATGAACCTGGTGTTCTTCAGAATCTTGCTACCCGTTATGAACTGAATGAAATATAT ACTTACACTGGCAGCATTTTGATTGCTGTAAATCCGTTTCAAAGATTGCCACATCTTTATGATACCCACATGATGGAGCAATACAAGGGTGCAGATTTTGGGGAATTGAGTCCCCATGTCTTTGCTATTGCGGATGTTGCTTACAG GGCAATGATAAATGAAGGGAAAAGCAACTCTATATTGGTCAGTGGTGAAAGTGGTGCTGGCAAGACTGAGACAACGAAGATGCTTATGAGATATCTAGCACACTTAGGTGGGCGATCTGGAGTAGAAGGACGTACAGTAGAACAACAAGTCCTAGAG TCCAATCCAGTTCTTGAAGCTTTTGGTAATGCAAAAACTGTGCGAAACAACAACTCAAG TCGCTTTGGCAAGTTTGTTGAGATCCAATTTGACAAGACTGGACGGATCTCAGGAGCCGCCATCAGAACTTACTTGCTGGAAAGATCACGTGTGTGCCAAATTAATACCCCGGAAAGAAATTATCATTGCTTTTACTTCCTTTGTGCTGCACCACCTGAG GACATTCAGAGGTATAAGCTATCTGATCCTAAATCCTTCCATTACCTCAACCAGTCAAGCTGTATCGAGGTGGACGGAATTAATGACGCCGAAGAGTATTTAGCAACAAGAAGGGCCATGGACATAGTTGGAATCAATGAGGAAGAGCAG GAAGCTATATTCAGGGTTGTAGCAGCTGTACTTCATCTTGGAAATATAGATTTTGCCAAGGGAACGGAAATTGATTCATCTGTAATCAAGGATGATAAATCCAGGTTCCACCTTAATACTGCAGCAGAACTTTTGAA ATGCGATTCCAAGAATCTGGAAAAGACTCTGATAACACGAGTAATAGTCACGCCCGAAGAAATTATTACTAGAACACTTGATCCTGCTTCTGCAATTGCTAGCAGAGATGCATTAGCTAAAACAGTATACTCCCGCTTGTTCGATTG GATTGTGGAAAAAATTAATGTCTCAATTGGACAGGACCCTAACTCAAAACAATTGATTGGTGTTCTTGATATCTATGGTTTTGAGAGCTTCAAAGTTAACAG TTTTGAACAGCTATGTATCAATTATACAAATGAAAAGCTGCAACAACATTTTAACCAG CATGTGTTCAAAATGGAACAAGAAGAGTATACCAGAGAAGCGATAAACTGGAGTTACATCGAGTTTGTTGATAATCAAGATGTCCTAGACTTGATAGAGAAG AAAGGTGGATTGATTGCACTTCTGGATGAAGCATG TATGTTTCCTAGATCAACACATGAGACATTTGCGCAGAAGTTATATACAACTTTTAAGAATAACAAGCGGTTTGCCAAACCAAAGCTTTCACGCACTGATTTTACAGTTGTCCATTATGCTGGCGAT GTGACATACCAAGCTGATCAATTCTTAGACAAGAACAAAGATTATGTAGTGGCTGAACATCAGGATCTGCTGAATGCTTCTTCATGCCCGTTTGTAGCTGGTTTATTCCCTCCACTCCCTCAGGAGACTGCAAAGTCTTCAAAATTTTCATCCATTGGATCACGTTTCAAG CTGCAACTTCAATCTCTCATGGAAACTTTGAGCTCTACTGAACCCCACTATATTAGATGTGTGAAGCCAAATAATCTCCTCAAGCCAGCCATTTTCGAGAATACAAATGTTATACAGCAACTACGATGTGGA GGTGTTCTTGAAGCTATCAGGATCAGCTGTGCCGGATACCCTACAAGAAAAACATTTTATGAATTTGTCAATCGTTTTGGCGTCCTTGCTCCTGAAGTTTTAGAAGGGAG CAATGATGATAAGATTGCTTGCCAGAAGATTTTGGAAAAAATGGGTCTGGAGAACTACCAG ATTGGAAAAACAAAGGTGTTTCTCAGAGCTGGACAGATGGCTGATTTGGATGCACGTAGAGCTGAAGTATTAGGAAGAGCAGCAAGGATCATACAGAGACAAATATGCACATATATTGCAAAGAAACAGTTTTTCGAGCTTAAGAAATCAGCAACACAGCTACAATCTTTTGTCAGAG GAACCTTGGCTCGTAAGCTGTATGAGTGCATGAGGCGGGAAGCAGCAGCAGTGAAAATACAAAAGAATATGCGTCGCCACAGAGCACGAGAGTCTTATTTACAACTGCAAGCAGCTGCAATCACACTGCAGACAGGCTTAAGGGCAATGTCTGCTCGCAAAGAATTCAGATTCAGAAAGGAAACAAAAGCAGCTATCCACATCCAA GCTCGATGGCGCTGCCACAGAGACTACTCACATTACAAGAATCTGCAAGGTGCAGCTCTTACTTACCAGTGTGCCTGGAGGCAAAGACTTGCGAGAAGAGAGCTCAGAAAGCTCAAGATG GCCGCGAGAGAAACAGGGGCCCTTAAAGAGGCCAAGGATAAACTTGAGAAGCGTGTTGAAGAGCTAACCTGGCGCTTAGGATTGGAGAAGCGATTAAGG ACTGACCTTGAGGAAGCAAAAGCCCAGGAAATTGCTAAGCTGCAAGAGACATTGCATGACATGCAGCTTCAAGTTGAAGAAGCGAAGGCCATGGTTGTTAAGGAAAGAGAAGCTGCTAGAAAGGCAATTGAAGAAGCACCTCCAGTAATTAAAGAGACTCCTGTCATAGTCGAAGACACTGAAAAGATTAACTCACTCACAGCTGAAGTTGAACAGCTAAAG GCTTTGCTGCAAAATGAAAGGCAAGCAACAGAAGCTGCAAAAAGAGAACAAGCTGAATCTGAACGGAGAAATGAAGAACTAATTAAGAAGTTTGAGGGCGCAGAGAAAAAGATTGAGCAACTTCAGGACACTGTCCAGAG GCTGGAAGAGAAAGCGACCAACATGGAATCTGAGAACAAAGTGCTCCGCCAACAGGCTGTTGCAATTTCTCCTACGGCAAAATCATTAGCTGCATATCCTAAGTCTCCTTTCCAG CTGAAAACTCCGGAAAATGGAAATGCTCTAAATGGAGAAATGAAGTCATCGCCA GATGTCACCCCTATCTCACTAAACCCCAAGGAGCTTGAAGCTGAAGAGAAGCCACAAAAATCACTTAACGAGAAGCAGCAG GAAAATCAAGACCTGTTGATCAAGTGTGTATCACAAGATCTGGGATTCTCCACTGGCAAACCTATTGCAGCTTGCCTTATCTACAGGTGTCTTCTACACTGGAGATCATTTGAAGTTGAAAGAACTGGTGTTTTCGACCGTATTATTCAAACAATTGGCTCTGCTATTGAG GACAATAATGACAAGTTGGCATATTGGCTGTCAAATTCATCTacactactgctgctgctgcaacgaACACTGAAAACAACTGGAGCAGCTGGACTCACTCCTCAAAGGCGCAGATCATCTGCTGCTTCTTTTGGGAGGGTGTTTTCG GGGATGCGGGCCTCACCTCAAAGCGCTGGGCGTGCTTTTCTGGGAAGTCGCTTGATTGGAGGCCTAGGCGATCTTCGTCAAGTTGAAGCCAAGTATCCTGCCCTGCTTTTCAAGCAGCAGCTTACAGCTTTCCTAGAGAAGATCTATGGAATGATAAGAGACAACTTGAAGAAGGAGATATCTCCTCTGCTTGGCCTTTGCATCCAG GCTCCAAGAACATCTCGCGCAAGTCTAATTAAAGGATCACGTTCTCAAGCAAATGCCTTGGCTCAGCAAACTCTGATTGCCCATTGGCAGAGCATTGTGAAGATATTGACAAATTATTTGAATATTTTGAAAGCCAATTAT GTACCTTCATTCTTAATCAGCAAAGTGTTCACTCAAATATTTTCATTTATTAACGTTCAGTTGTTTAATAGGTATGATTTCAATAGTTGCTCTACCTGTGGTACATTAGGTTCTCTTTCCATTTGGGTTTTAAGAAACTCCTTGTATTGTAGTTTGCTTCTTCGACGGGAGTGCTGTTCATTTAGCAATGGAGAATATGTGAAAGCTGGGTTGGCAGAATTAGAACAGTGGTGCATTTATGCGACTGAAGAG TATGCAGGTTCTTCTTGGGAGGAATTAAAACATATTAGGCAGGCTGTTGGATTCCTC GTAATCCATCAAAAGCCAAAGAAAACGTTGAAAGAAATCACCAACGATTTGTGCCCT GTCCTTAGCATACAACAGCTATATCGAATCAGTACAATGTATTGGGATGATAAGTACGGCACTCACACCGTTTCCTCAGAT GTCATCTCAAGTATGAGAGTAATGATGACCGAAGATTCTAATAATGCTGTGAGCAGTTCTTTCTTGTTGGACGATGATTCCAG CATTCCATTTTCCGTGGATGACATCTCAAAATCGATGACAGAAATCGAGGTAACAGATGTTGATATGCCACCTTTGATCCGGGAGAACTCAGGGTTTACATTCCTACACCAAAGAAAGGACTAA